The following proteins are encoded in a genomic region of Nicotiana sylvestris chromosome 4, ASM39365v2, whole genome shotgun sequence:
- the LOC138890522 gene encoding uncharacterized protein: protein MEKLMSVVENPKEFIKLDRFNGTNFTRWRDKMIFLLSALNIYYVLDSALPPMPEPTAEDSYVGKEERKKREHDELLCRVHILNTLTDRLYDLYCNLKSPRDIWTALQTAYENEKQGIDKFLALQYFEFKIFDTRPIMDQIHELQILKILHSMDKMTVEQFRTHIQIESETRARDANSQPSSSAVNFVSQNGSGSENKHLKVSKKSSFKKIKNFSCHHCGKKGHMILDCRYRKAGINFNAEKSGKIEKSGNSEKENVVENSA, encoded by the exons ATGGAGAAATTGATGTCTGTTGTTGAGAATCCGAAGGAGTTCATCAAACTTGATCGCTTTAATGGAACGAACTTTACCCGTTGGAGAGACaagatgatattcttgttgtcTGCTCTCAATATCTACTACGTTCTTGATTCTGCCTTGCCTCCGATGCCTGAGCCCACAGCAGAAGATTCTTACGTAggcaaggaagaaaggaagaaacgagaacatGATGAACTATTGTGTCGCGTCCATATTCTGAATACTTTGACAGATCGACTCTATGATCTTTATTGCAATCTGAAGTCGCCAAGAGATATTTGGACTGCTCTACAAACTGCATACGAGAATGAAAAACAAGGTATTGACAAATTCCTGGCTCTGCAgtactttgaatttaaaatatttgatactaggcctataatggatcagattcatgaactgcaaatctta aaaatcctacattctatggataaaatgactgtggaacaatttcgtactcacattcaaattgaaagtgaGACTCGTGCTCGTGATGCTAATAGTCAGCCCTCGAGTTCCGCAGTCAATTTTGTCAGTCAGAATGGTTCAGGAAGTGAAAACAAACATCTGAAAGTTTCCAAAAAGTCTTCTTTTAAAAAGATAAAGAACTTTAGTTGTCATCATTGTGGAAAGAAAGGCCATATGATTCTGGATTGTAGATATAGAAaggcaggaataaatttcaatgcCGAAAAGTCTGGAAAGATTGAAAAATCTGGAAATTCTGAAAAAGAAAACGTGGTGGAAAATTCTGCCTAA